The stretch of DNA TTATCGTTGCAATTGTTGTAATTACTTGCTACCAAGCTATCTCATCCGATGTTCAACCATTTATTTATTTTCAGTTTTAGTTTTTTTAGAGTGGACTCATAATATATTCAATACCTGTGATTTAAACATTAGTGTGCTACGTCAGTCAAAAAAAAATATTTATGTTATACTATTTAGTGTCTATAAGAAAACTCGTATGTTTTTGACTGTTAGAATATTATGTGTATTTTGTCGCTTGAATCTAATGTCATAAAGTAGTCATTTGATTGTCATTAAATTGTCATTAAGTTACAAAACCCAATGACAGCTTGGCTAAATGACTATTAATGACAATTGAATGACTTTTACATTCACATCCATTATTAATTCAAAGCCCAAGTATAATAAGTAATACAAAGTTTTCTTAGTGCCACTATTTAGGAAACTTTAGTATATTTGACAAAATAAAAAATCATGAGGACGATACAATTAAACATACCTGACAATGTTGATTTGGATGATGGAGAAGCTAAAATGCTATTTGCATCTCGTTTGTATGAAAAAGGGAAATTAACATTAGGACAAGCATCTGAATTAGTAGGATTGTCAAAAAGAACTTTTATGGAGTTATTGGAAAATTATGATGTTCCTATT from Bacteroidota bacterium encodes:
- a CDS encoding UPF0175 family protein produces the protein MRTIQLNIPDNVDLDDGEAKMLFASRLYEKGKLTLGQASELVGLSKRTFMELLENYDVPIFNYPISDLDNDIKNAQDYRTPL